In Cicer arietinum cultivar CDC Frontier isolate Library 1 chromosome 7, Cicar.CDCFrontier_v2.0, whole genome shotgun sequence, a single window of DNA contains:
- the TOC1A gene encoding two-component response regulator-like APRR1 isoform X4 yields the protein MDTEELIDLNSKESNFGGNNSKSGDGFIDRSKVRILLCDNDSKSSEEVFTLLVNCSYQVTCVRSARQVIDALNAEGQYIDIILAEVDLPIKKGMKMLKYVAHDKELRRIPIIMMSAQDEVSIVVKCLRLGAADYLVKPLRTNELLNLWTHMWRRRRMLGLTENNILNYDFDLVASDPSDANTNSTTLFSDDTDDKSKRSNNPEAEISIQQEQEASIATAAAVIEELPYTHVSEYQPDVPGISDRRTGPKKSELRIGESSAFFTYVKTTTTKNNFEESAHVDDSCTSQVRMEDINQACPQQGGNDLKRHNDGETISSHVPDDLPSSNSIPDSLSIERSCTPPASMEVSQQKNYKEEHQQGVVHPRNGGYGSRLNPPDMPTQHAYPYYMPGIVNHVMMPSSAQMYQKNIQDLQSHHVSSSMIAQYNHLPQCPPHATGMTPFPYYPMSICLQTGQVSTNHSWPSLGSSTSCEANISRVDRREAALMKFRRKRKERCFDKKIRYVNRKQLAERRPRVRGQFVRKMNGINVDLNGQPASTDYDDDDEEEEENNDPRDS from the exons ATGGATACTGAGGAACTTATTGATTTGAACAGTAAAGAGAGTAATTTTGGTGGAAATAATAGCAAGAGTGGTGATGGATTCATTGATAGGAGTAAAGTTAGGATTTTGCTGTGTGATAACGATTCCAAGAGTTCAGAAGAGGTTTTCACTCTTCTTGTGAATTGTTCTTATCAGG TTACATGTGTAAGATCGGCAAGGCAAGTGATTGATGCACTGAATGCGGAAGGGCAATATATAGATATCATACTAGCAGAAGTTGACCTTCCGATAAAAAAGGGCATGAAGATGTTAAAGTACGTAGCACACGATAAAGAATTACGCCGAATCCCTATTATAA tgATGTCTGCACAAGATGAGGTGTCAATTGTTGTTAAGTGCTTGAGACTAGGAGCAGCAGACTATCTAGTAAAGCCTTTACGCACTAATGAACTATTAAATTTGTGGACGCACATGTGGAGAAGGAGACGCATG CTTGGACTTACCGAGAACAACATCTTGAATTATGATTTTGATTTGGTAGCATCAGACCCAAGTGATGCCAATACAAACAGTACCACCTTGTTCTCTGATGACACAGATGACAAGTCCAAAAGAAGCAATAATCCAGAGGCTGAAATTTCAATCCAACAAGAACAAGAG GCTAGTATTGCCACTGCTGCTGCTGTTATTGAAGAGCTTCCATATACTCATGTATCAGAATATCAGCCTGATGTACCCGGAATTAGTGATCGACGAACAG GTCCAAAGAAAAGTGAACTAAGAATTGGAGAGTCATCAGCCTTTTTCACTTAtgtcaaaacaacaacaaccaagaaCAACTTTGAAGAGAGTGCTCATGTTGACGATAGTTGTACTTCACAAGTGAGAATGGAAGATATCAATCAAGCATGTCCTCAACAAGGTGGTAATGACCTTAAAAGACACAATGATGGAGAAACGATTTCAAGCCATGTACCAGACGACTTACCCAGCAGCAATAGTATCCCTGATTCTTTATCCATCGAGAGGTCGTGTACCCCTCCTGCATCAATGGAGGTTTCACAGCAAAAGAATTACAAGGAAGAACATCAACAAGGTGTGGTTCATCCAAGAAATGGAGGTTATGGTTCTAGGCTCAACCCACCGGACATGCCTACCCAACATGCTTATCCATATTATATGCCAGGAATTGTTAATCATGTTATGATGCCATCATCGGCACAAATGTATCAAAAGAATATCCAGGACCTTCAAAGTCATCATGTTAGTTCATCTATGATTGCCCAGTACAATCATCTTCCCCAATGTCCACCTCATGCAACTGGGATGACACCCTTCCCATACTATCCAATGAGTATTTGCTTACAAACTGGTCAAGTTTCTACAAATCATTCGTGGCCATCATTAGGAAGTTCAACTTCATGTGAAGCGAACATTAGCAGAGTTGATAGGAGAGAAGCAGCGTTAATGAAGTTTAGACGGAAAAGAAAAGAGCGCTGCTTTGATAAGAAAATTAGATATGTCAATCGGAAACAACTTGCAGAAAGGCGGCCTCGTGTTAGGGGACAGTTTGTCAGAAAGATGAATGGTATTAATGTGGATCTAAATGGACAACCTGCTTCCACCGactatgatgatgatgatgaagaggaGGAAGAAAACAATGACCCAAGAGATTCTTGA
- the TOC1A gene encoding two-component response regulator-like APRR1 isoform X2 — protein sequence MDTEELIDLNSKESNFGGNNSKSGDGFIDRSKVRILLCDNDSKSSEEVFTLLVNCSYQVTCVRSARQVIDALNAEGQYIDIILAEVDLPIKKGMKMLKYVAHDKELRRIPIIMMSAQDEVSIVVKCLRLGAADYLVKPLRTNELLNLWTHMWRRRRMLGLTENNILNYDFDLVASDPSDANTNSTTLFSDDTDDKSKRSNNPEAEISIQQEQEASIATAAAVIEELPYTHVSEYQPDVPGISDRRTGSSGQHPPCNRVTDGPKKSELRIGESSAFFTYVKTTTTKNNFEESAHVDDSCTSQVRMEDINQACPQQGGNDLKRHNDGETISSHVPDDLPSSNSIPDSLSIERSCTPPASMEVSQQKNYKEEHQQGVVHPRNGGYGSRLNPPDMPTQHAYPYYMPGIVNHVMMPSSAQMYQKNIQDLQSHHVSSSMIAQYNHLPQCPPHATGMTPFPYYPMSICLQTGQVSTNHSWPSLGSSTSCEANISRVDRREAALMKFRRKRKERCFDKKIRYVNRKQLAERRPRVRGQFVRKMNGINVDLNGQPASTDYDDDDEEEEENNDPRDS from the exons ATGGATACTGAGGAACTTATTGATTTGAACAGTAAAGAGAGTAATTTTGGTGGAAATAATAGCAAGAGTGGTGATGGATTCATTGATAGGAGTAAAGTTAGGATTTTGCTGTGTGATAACGATTCCAAGAGTTCAGAAGAGGTTTTCACTCTTCTTGTGAATTGTTCTTATCAGG TTACATGTGTAAGATCGGCAAGGCAAGTGATTGATGCACTGAATGCGGAAGGGCAATATATAGATATCATACTAGCAGAAGTTGACCTTCCGATAAAAAAGGGCATGAAGATGTTAAAGTACGTAGCACACGATAAAGAATTACGCCGAATCCCTATTATAA tgATGTCTGCACAAGATGAGGTGTCAATTGTTGTTAAGTGCTTGAGACTAGGAGCAGCAGACTATCTAGTAAAGCCTTTACGCACTAATGAACTATTAAATTTGTGGACGCACATGTGGAGAAGGAGACGCATG CTTGGACTTACCGAGAACAACATCTTGAATTATGATTTTGATTTGGTAGCATCAGACCCAAGTGATGCCAATACAAACAGTACCACCTTGTTCTCTGATGACACAGATGACAAGTCCAAAAGAAGCAATAATCCAGAGGCTGAAATTTCAATCCAACAAGAACAAGAG GCTAGTATTGCCACTGCTGCTGCTGTTATTGAAGAGCTTCCATATACTCATGTATCAGAATATCAGCCTGATGTACCCGGAATTAGTGATCGACGAACAG GTTCTTCAGGACAGCATCCGCCATGCAACAGAGTTACGGATG GTCCAAAGAAAAGTGAACTAAGAATTGGAGAGTCATCAGCCTTTTTCACTTAtgtcaaaacaacaacaaccaagaaCAACTTTGAAGAGAGTGCTCATGTTGACGATAGTTGTACTTCACAAGTGAGAATGGAAGATATCAATCAAGCATGTCCTCAACAAGGTGGTAATGACCTTAAAAGACACAATGATGGAGAAACGATTTCAAGCCATGTACCAGACGACTTACCCAGCAGCAATAGTATCCCTGATTCTTTATCCATCGAGAGGTCGTGTACCCCTCCTGCATCAATGGAGGTTTCACAGCAAAAGAATTACAAGGAAGAACATCAACAAGGTGTGGTTCATCCAAGAAATGGAGGTTATGGTTCTAGGCTCAACCCACCGGACATGCCTACCCAACATGCTTATCCATATTATATGCCAGGAATTGTTAATCATGTTATGATGCCATCATCGGCACAAATGTATCAAAAGAATATCCAGGACCTTCAAAGTCATCATGTTAGTTCATCTATGATTGCCCAGTACAATCATCTTCCCCAATGTCCACCTCATGCAACTGGGATGACACCCTTCCCATACTATCCAATGAGTATTTGCTTACAAACTGGTCAAGTTTCTACAAATCATTCGTGGCCATCATTAGGAAGTTCAACTTCATGTGAAGCGAACATTAGCAGAGTTGATAGGAGAGAAGCAGCGTTAATGAAGTTTAGACGGAAAAGAAAAGAGCGCTGCTTTGATAAGAAAATTAGATATGTCAATCGGAAACAACTTGCAGAAAGGCGGCCTCGTGTTAGGGGACAGTTTGTCAGAAAGATGAATGGTATTAATGTGGATCTAAATGGACAACCTGCTTCCACCGactatgatgatgatgatgaagaggaGGAAGAAAACAATGACCCAAGAGATTCTTGA
- the TOC1A gene encoding two-component response regulator-like APRR1 isoform X1, translated as MDTEELIDLNSKESNFGGNNSKSGDGFIDRSKVRILLCDNDSKSSEEVFTLLVNCSYQVTCVRSARQVIDALNAEGQYIDIILAEVDLPIKKGMKMLKYVAHDKELRRIPIIMMSAQDEVSIVVKCLRLGAADYLVKPLRTNELLNLWTHMWRRRRMLGLTENNILNYDFDLVASDPSDANTNSTTLFSDDTDDKSKRSNNPEAEISIQQEQEASIATAAAVIEELPYTHVSEYQPDVPGISDRRTGSSGQHPPCNRVTDGHFSSGPKKSELRIGESSAFFTYVKTTTTKNNFEESAHVDDSCTSQVRMEDINQACPQQGGNDLKRHNDGETISSHVPDDLPSSNSIPDSLSIERSCTPPASMEVSQQKNYKEEHQQGVVHPRNGGYGSRLNPPDMPTQHAYPYYMPGIVNHVMMPSSAQMYQKNIQDLQSHHVSSSMIAQYNHLPQCPPHATGMTPFPYYPMSICLQTGQVSTNHSWPSLGSSTSCEANISRVDRREAALMKFRRKRKERCFDKKIRYVNRKQLAERRPRVRGQFVRKMNGINVDLNGQPASTDYDDDDEEEEENNDPRDS; from the exons ATGGATACTGAGGAACTTATTGATTTGAACAGTAAAGAGAGTAATTTTGGTGGAAATAATAGCAAGAGTGGTGATGGATTCATTGATAGGAGTAAAGTTAGGATTTTGCTGTGTGATAACGATTCCAAGAGTTCAGAAGAGGTTTTCACTCTTCTTGTGAATTGTTCTTATCAGG TTACATGTGTAAGATCGGCAAGGCAAGTGATTGATGCACTGAATGCGGAAGGGCAATATATAGATATCATACTAGCAGAAGTTGACCTTCCGATAAAAAAGGGCATGAAGATGTTAAAGTACGTAGCACACGATAAAGAATTACGCCGAATCCCTATTATAA tgATGTCTGCACAAGATGAGGTGTCAATTGTTGTTAAGTGCTTGAGACTAGGAGCAGCAGACTATCTAGTAAAGCCTTTACGCACTAATGAACTATTAAATTTGTGGACGCACATGTGGAGAAGGAGACGCATG CTTGGACTTACCGAGAACAACATCTTGAATTATGATTTTGATTTGGTAGCATCAGACCCAAGTGATGCCAATACAAACAGTACCACCTTGTTCTCTGATGACACAGATGACAAGTCCAAAAGAAGCAATAATCCAGAGGCTGAAATTTCAATCCAACAAGAACAAGAG GCTAGTATTGCCACTGCTGCTGCTGTTATTGAAGAGCTTCCATATACTCATGTATCAGAATATCAGCCTGATGTACCCGGAATTAGTGATCGACGAACAG GTTCTTCAGGACAGCATCCGCCATGCAACAGAGTTACGGATG GACATTTTTCATCAGGTCCAAAGAAAAGTGAACTAAGAATTGGAGAGTCATCAGCCTTTTTCACTTAtgtcaaaacaacaacaaccaagaaCAACTTTGAAGAGAGTGCTCATGTTGACGATAGTTGTACTTCACAAGTGAGAATGGAAGATATCAATCAAGCATGTCCTCAACAAGGTGGTAATGACCTTAAAAGACACAATGATGGAGAAACGATTTCAAGCCATGTACCAGACGACTTACCCAGCAGCAATAGTATCCCTGATTCTTTATCCATCGAGAGGTCGTGTACCCCTCCTGCATCAATGGAGGTTTCACAGCAAAAGAATTACAAGGAAGAACATCAACAAGGTGTGGTTCATCCAAGAAATGGAGGTTATGGTTCTAGGCTCAACCCACCGGACATGCCTACCCAACATGCTTATCCATATTATATGCCAGGAATTGTTAATCATGTTATGATGCCATCATCGGCACAAATGTATCAAAAGAATATCCAGGACCTTCAAAGTCATCATGTTAGTTCATCTATGATTGCCCAGTACAATCATCTTCCCCAATGTCCACCTCATGCAACTGGGATGACACCCTTCCCATACTATCCAATGAGTATTTGCTTACAAACTGGTCAAGTTTCTACAAATCATTCGTGGCCATCATTAGGAAGTTCAACTTCATGTGAAGCGAACATTAGCAGAGTTGATAGGAGAGAAGCAGCGTTAATGAAGTTTAGACGGAAAAGAAAAGAGCGCTGCTTTGATAAGAAAATTAGATATGTCAATCGGAAACAACTTGCAGAAAGGCGGCCTCGTGTTAGGGGACAGTTTGTCAGAAAGATGAATGGTATTAATGTGGATCTAAATGGACAACCTGCTTCCACCGactatgatgatgatgatgaagaggaGGAAGAAAACAATGACCCAAGAGATTCTTGA
- the TOC1A gene encoding two-component response regulator-like APRR1 isoform X3 yields the protein MDTEELIDLNSKESNFGGNNSKSGDGFIDRSKVRILLCDNDSKSSEEVFTLLVNCSYQVTCVRSARQVIDALNAEGQYIDIILAEVDLPIKKGMKMLKYVAHDKELRRIPIIMMSAQDEVSIVVKCLRLGAADYLVKPLRTNELLNLWTHMWRRRRMLGLTENNILNYDFDLVASDPSDANTNSTTLFSDDTDDKSKRSNNPEAEISIQQEQEASIATAAAVIEELPYTHVSEYQPDVPGISDRRTGHFSSGPKKSELRIGESSAFFTYVKTTTTKNNFEESAHVDDSCTSQVRMEDINQACPQQGGNDLKRHNDGETISSHVPDDLPSSNSIPDSLSIERSCTPPASMEVSQQKNYKEEHQQGVVHPRNGGYGSRLNPPDMPTQHAYPYYMPGIVNHVMMPSSAQMYQKNIQDLQSHHVSSSMIAQYNHLPQCPPHATGMTPFPYYPMSICLQTGQVSTNHSWPSLGSSTSCEANISRVDRREAALMKFRRKRKERCFDKKIRYVNRKQLAERRPRVRGQFVRKMNGINVDLNGQPASTDYDDDDEEEEENNDPRDS from the exons ATGGATACTGAGGAACTTATTGATTTGAACAGTAAAGAGAGTAATTTTGGTGGAAATAATAGCAAGAGTGGTGATGGATTCATTGATAGGAGTAAAGTTAGGATTTTGCTGTGTGATAACGATTCCAAGAGTTCAGAAGAGGTTTTCACTCTTCTTGTGAATTGTTCTTATCAGG TTACATGTGTAAGATCGGCAAGGCAAGTGATTGATGCACTGAATGCGGAAGGGCAATATATAGATATCATACTAGCAGAAGTTGACCTTCCGATAAAAAAGGGCATGAAGATGTTAAAGTACGTAGCACACGATAAAGAATTACGCCGAATCCCTATTATAA tgATGTCTGCACAAGATGAGGTGTCAATTGTTGTTAAGTGCTTGAGACTAGGAGCAGCAGACTATCTAGTAAAGCCTTTACGCACTAATGAACTATTAAATTTGTGGACGCACATGTGGAGAAGGAGACGCATG CTTGGACTTACCGAGAACAACATCTTGAATTATGATTTTGATTTGGTAGCATCAGACCCAAGTGATGCCAATACAAACAGTACCACCTTGTTCTCTGATGACACAGATGACAAGTCCAAAAGAAGCAATAATCCAGAGGCTGAAATTTCAATCCAACAAGAACAAGAG GCTAGTATTGCCACTGCTGCTGCTGTTATTGAAGAGCTTCCATATACTCATGTATCAGAATATCAGCCTGATGTACCCGGAATTAGTGATCGACGAACAG GACATTTTTCATCAGGTCCAAAGAAAAGTGAACTAAGAATTGGAGAGTCATCAGCCTTTTTCACTTAtgtcaaaacaacaacaaccaagaaCAACTTTGAAGAGAGTGCTCATGTTGACGATAGTTGTACTTCACAAGTGAGAATGGAAGATATCAATCAAGCATGTCCTCAACAAGGTGGTAATGACCTTAAAAGACACAATGATGGAGAAACGATTTCAAGCCATGTACCAGACGACTTACCCAGCAGCAATAGTATCCCTGATTCTTTATCCATCGAGAGGTCGTGTACCCCTCCTGCATCAATGGAGGTTTCACAGCAAAAGAATTACAAGGAAGAACATCAACAAGGTGTGGTTCATCCAAGAAATGGAGGTTATGGTTCTAGGCTCAACCCACCGGACATGCCTACCCAACATGCTTATCCATATTATATGCCAGGAATTGTTAATCATGTTATGATGCCATCATCGGCACAAATGTATCAAAAGAATATCCAGGACCTTCAAAGTCATCATGTTAGTTCATCTATGATTGCCCAGTACAATCATCTTCCCCAATGTCCACCTCATGCAACTGGGATGACACCCTTCCCATACTATCCAATGAGTATTTGCTTACAAACTGGTCAAGTTTCTACAAATCATTCGTGGCCATCATTAGGAAGTTCAACTTCATGTGAAGCGAACATTAGCAGAGTTGATAGGAGAGAAGCAGCGTTAATGAAGTTTAGACGGAAAAGAAAAGAGCGCTGCTTTGATAAGAAAATTAGATATGTCAATCGGAAACAACTTGCAGAAAGGCGGCCTCGTGTTAGGGGACAGTTTGTCAGAAAGATGAATGGTATTAATGTGGATCTAAATGGACAACCTGCTTCCACCGactatgatgatgatgatgaagaggaGGAAGAAAACAATGACCCAAGAGATTCTTGA
- the TOC1A gene encoding two-component response regulator-like APRR1 isoform X5 has protein sequence MKMLKYVAHDKELRRIPIIMMSAQDEVSIVVKCLRLGAADYLVKPLRTNELLNLWTHMWRRRRMLGLTENNILNYDFDLVASDPSDANTNSTTLFSDDTDDKSKRSNNPEAEISIQQEQEASIATAAAVIEELPYTHVSEYQPDVPGISDRRTGSSGQHPPCNRVTDGHFSSGPKKSELRIGESSAFFTYVKTTTTKNNFEESAHVDDSCTSQVRMEDINQACPQQGGNDLKRHNDGETISSHVPDDLPSSNSIPDSLSIERSCTPPASMEVSQQKNYKEEHQQGVVHPRNGGYGSRLNPPDMPTQHAYPYYMPGIVNHVMMPSSAQMYQKNIQDLQSHHVSSSMIAQYNHLPQCPPHATGMTPFPYYPMSICLQTGQVSTNHSWPSLGSSTSCEANISRVDRREAALMKFRRKRKERCFDKKIRYVNRKQLAERRPRVRGQFVRKMNGINVDLNGQPASTDYDDDDEEEEENNDPRDS, from the exons ATGAAGATGTTAAAGTACGTAGCACACGATAAAGAATTACGCCGAATCCCTATTATAA tgATGTCTGCACAAGATGAGGTGTCAATTGTTGTTAAGTGCTTGAGACTAGGAGCAGCAGACTATCTAGTAAAGCCTTTACGCACTAATGAACTATTAAATTTGTGGACGCACATGTGGAGAAGGAGACGCATG CTTGGACTTACCGAGAACAACATCTTGAATTATGATTTTGATTTGGTAGCATCAGACCCAAGTGATGCCAATACAAACAGTACCACCTTGTTCTCTGATGACACAGATGACAAGTCCAAAAGAAGCAATAATCCAGAGGCTGAAATTTCAATCCAACAAGAACAAGAG GCTAGTATTGCCACTGCTGCTGCTGTTATTGAAGAGCTTCCATATACTCATGTATCAGAATATCAGCCTGATGTACCCGGAATTAGTGATCGACGAACAG GTTCTTCAGGACAGCATCCGCCATGCAACAGAGTTACGGATG GACATTTTTCATCAGGTCCAAAGAAAAGTGAACTAAGAATTGGAGAGTCATCAGCCTTTTTCACTTAtgtcaaaacaacaacaaccaagaaCAACTTTGAAGAGAGTGCTCATGTTGACGATAGTTGTACTTCACAAGTGAGAATGGAAGATATCAATCAAGCATGTCCTCAACAAGGTGGTAATGACCTTAAAAGACACAATGATGGAGAAACGATTTCAAGCCATGTACCAGACGACTTACCCAGCAGCAATAGTATCCCTGATTCTTTATCCATCGAGAGGTCGTGTACCCCTCCTGCATCAATGGAGGTTTCACAGCAAAAGAATTACAAGGAAGAACATCAACAAGGTGTGGTTCATCCAAGAAATGGAGGTTATGGTTCTAGGCTCAACCCACCGGACATGCCTACCCAACATGCTTATCCATATTATATGCCAGGAATTGTTAATCATGTTATGATGCCATCATCGGCACAAATGTATCAAAAGAATATCCAGGACCTTCAAAGTCATCATGTTAGTTCATCTATGATTGCCCAGTACAATCATCTTCCCCAATGTCCACCTCATGCAACTGGGATGACACCCTTCCCATACTATCCAATGAGTATTTGCTTACAAACTGGTCAAGTTTCTACAAATCATTCGTGGCCATCATTAGGAAGTTCAACTTCATGTGAAGCGAACATTAGCAGAGTTGATAGGAGAGAAGCAGCGTTAATGAAGTTTAGACGGAAAAGAAAAGAGCGCTGCTTTGATAAGAAAATTAGATATGTCAATCGGAAACAACTTGCAGAAAGGCGGCCTCGTGTTAGGGGACAGTTTGTCAGAAAGATGAATGGTATTAATGTGGATCTAAATGGACAACCTGCTTCCACCGactatgatgatgatgatgaagaggaGGAAGAAAACAATGACCCAAGAGATTCTTGA
- the LOC101500269 gene encoding protein NEN1 codes for MGPPPLSDDRSEIVFFDVETTVPTRTGQGFAILEFGAILVCPRKLTELRNYSTLVRPANLSLISPLSERCNGINAAAVSTAPTFADIANTVYDLLHGRIWAGHNIIRFDCVRIRDAFAAVNQTPPEPKGIIDSLVLLTQKFGKRAGNMKMATLATYFGLGQQTHRSLDDVRMNLEVLKYCATVLFLESSLPDIFTENCWVSPNAVTRSRSKDSASVTSPQTKDQNHPIFSLTTSNTKVAVPRFANSSTVQSDTFSFRDLQDEINRESIRTDVAMNEKAMQHSPASSASSSVPQSCSSSIAVLEPGKISISSIDGSVVPSYRGIQRIELLHEGFPFQLQCSGLKVRFGITTKFADSAGRPRLNIVVDPSESLCNVLDACDNVARKLSSESGSSSDWRSVVIRKEGFFNYPTIRLHIPTAVCEEIAIYATEIYQRESSGSVQRLLFSKFDAEELGSLFKPGTFVDALFSLDPYDYHQNAGIKLVAKKLIIHCK; via the exons ATGGGTCCCCCTCCTCTCAGTGATGATCGATCGGAAATTGTGTTCTTCGACGTAGAAACAACCGTTCCTACGCGAACTGGCCAGGGTTTTGCAATTTTGGAATTCGGAGCCATTCTTGTTTGTCCAAGGAAGCTGACGGAGCTTCGAAACTACTCCACTCTGGTTCGACCTGCCAACCTTTCACTCATCTCTCCGTTATCGGAGCGCTGTAACGGAATTAACGCCGCAGCCGTTTCCACCGCCCCTACTTTCGCCGACATTGCTAACACCGTCTATGATCTTCTTCATG GGAGGATTTGGGCGGGTCATAATATCATAAGGTTTGATTGTGTTCGGATTAGAGATGCATTTGCTGCTGTTAATCAGACGCCGCCTGAGCCTAAGGGCATAATTGACTCTTTGGTTTTGTTGACTCAAAAGTTTGGAAAAAGAGCTGGTAACATGaag ATGGCTACTCTTGCTACCTATTTTGGTCTTGGGCAGCAGACGCACAG GAGCTTAGATGATGTTCGGATGAATCTTGAAGTCCTCAAATACTGTGCCACAGTTCTATTCTTG GAGTCAAGTCTTCCAGATATATTCACTGAAAATTGTTGGGTTTCACCAAATGCTGTTACAAGAAGCCGTAGTAAGGATTCTGCGTCAGTAACATCTCCTCAAACTAAAGATCAAAATCATCCAATCTTTTCTCTTACAACAAGCAACACAAAAGTGGCTGTTCCACGTTTTGCAAATTCCAGTACAGTTCAATCAGATACTTTCAGCTTTCGCGATCTTCAAGATGAAATTAACCGAGAATCCATTAGGACAGATGTTGCCATGAATGAAAAAGCTATGCAACATTCACCTGCTTCATCAGCCTCATCTTCTGTGCCTCAGTCTTGCAGCAGCTCTATTGCTGTTTTAGAGCCcggaaaaataagtatttctTCTATTGATGGGTCTGTTGTTCCATCTTATCGTGGCATTCAAAGGATAGAGTTACTTCATGAAGGTTTTCCATTTCAGCTTCAGTGTTCTGGTTTGAAAGTGCGGTTTGGAATAACCACAAAGTTTGCTGATAGTGCTGGCCGACCACGGTTAAACATTGTGGTCGATCCGTCAGAAAGTTTATGTAATGTTCTTGATGCATGCGACAATGTTGCGCGTAAGTTATCCTCAGAGTCTGGTAGCAGCTCTGATTGGAGGTCAGTTGTTATTAGGAAAGAGGGCTTCTTCAACTATCCTACTATCAGATTGCA TATACCTACAGCAGTATGCGAAGAGATTGCGATTTATGCGACAGAAATATATCAAAGAGAATCATCTGGATCTGTGCAAAGACTTCTCTTCAGTAAGTTTGATGCTGAAGAACTTGGTTCCTTGTTCAAGCCCGGGACATTTGTTGATGCATTGTTCTCCTTAGATCCGTATGACTATCATCAGAATGCAGGAATTAAATTAGTTGCCAAAAAATTGATCATTCATTGCAAGTAG